A DNA window from Chlamydia felis Fe/C-56 contains the following coding sequences:
- a CDS encoding polymorphic outer membrane protein middle domain-containing protein — MKNSLYGFLIFSSFTASIAFHNYANAEDLASSASFDGSTGNGQFTAKQSSAGGGTTYTLTGDVSIAHVKTINPANTSCFKNTTGNITFTGADHSLLFEDITSTAQGAAISTNTDGKTLTMSGFNVLSFISAPNAATGKAAIYGIASITIKDNKQLVFDKNSSTAAGGAIHCAKTGATVATLTLQSNESMTFRDNFSATTGGAIHAEKLILKTGGTTIFENNHATQKGGAISIVGSGEISLLAEDGNIIFRGNTITDAGNKVNNAIHVAANGKFSKLGAKESQSILFYDPVVVEGTSAENLEINKTDGGTSYTGSIIFSGRYIPSTQEIMKHVSKFSQPITLSAGSLVLEKGAHLEAKSLTQTAGSKVILDQTSSIETKENLDIKELWLRLEDFTNPTATKISTAGNAHTVTVQGPLGIFADHETFYANQSLAHNVDQELLKLVDKDITKITLVDVPEDVRKNMDSHRGYQGSWTVDWKSVPGSSDGGVETPGTKTASIHWKPTGYIPFGGSQEITTPIVLNTLWGNASDMCNLERVVGSLAVNSMFSEGFWATGIKSFLRSNGPATNYDFQHSNAGYVIGMSKISPLGKVFSAAFSQLFGKDCDGANGQVNHQTLAGSLYAHHVGSLPMLRFLCGGSTDCPPELQVTPSIPVIINAQISYSHSHNHMTISHEDKTKTTGSWSNYSVASELGSTFEYTLNRCPSLLRHVSPFIKLQGVYSELRKFTEQGLRCCMFSNTYLANLALPLGVKIHGVCPKELFAYDLSAMYVYDVFRINPESMTLFLIGGLTPWSTPATNLDTKAIVVQGSGIFAVRPNIEIFAEGNCELRSSSHSYNYDFGAKIHF, encoded by the coding sequence TTCTTCGGCAAGCTTCGACGGTTCCACAGGGAATGGGCAATTTACTGCTAAGCAATCATCAGCTGGAGGGGGCACCACATATACTCTCACTGGGGATGTAAGCATTGCCCATGTCAAAACCATAAACCCGGCCAATACGAGCTGTTTTAAAAATACTACAGGGAATATCACATTCACAGGAGCTGACCATTCCTTATTGTTTGAGGACATCACTTCTACAGCTCAAGGAGCTGCTATCAGTACAAATACTGATGGGAAAACACTTACGATGTCAGGATTCAATGTCCTATCATTTATCTCTGCGCCCAATGCTGCTACGGGAAAAGCAGCTATTTATGGCATTGCATCGATAACTATCAAAGACAACAAGCAGTTAGTCTTTGATAAAAATAGTTCTACAGCAGCTGGCGGTGCTATTCACTGCGCGAAAACAGGGGCAACTGTAGCAACGCTAACCTTACAGAGCAACGAATCTATGACCTTTAGGGACAACTTCTCAGCGACTACGGGAGGCGCTATCCATGCAGAGAAGCTTATTCTTAAAACGGGAGGCACTACTATTTTTGAAAATAACCATGCCACACAAAAGGGCGGAGCTATTTCCATAGTTGGATCTGGCGAGATTAGCCTACTTGCAGAAGATGGAAATATTATTTTTAGAGGGAACACTATCACCGATGCTGGCAATAAGGTAAACAATGCGATTCATGTAGCAGCAAACGGTAAATTTTCAAAACTTGGAGCTAAAGAATCGCAGTCTATCCTATTTTATGATCCTGTTGTTGTTGAAGGTACATCTGCAGAGAATCTAGAAATCAATAAAACAGACGGAGGCACAAGCTATACGGGTTCGATCATCTTTTCAGGAAGGTATATCCCTAGTACTCAAGAAATAATGAAGCATGTTTCTAAATTTTCCCAACCTATTACCCTATCCGCAGGATCTTTAGTTTTAGAAAAAGGAGCCCATCTAGAGGCTAAATCTCTAACACAAACGGCTGGATCTAAAGTTATCTTAGATCAAACATCCAGTATAGAAACAAAAGAAAACCTAGATATTAAAGAGCTTTGGTTACGTCTTGAGGATTTCACCAACCCTACAGCCACAAAAATTTCTACAGCCGGCAATGCCCATACTGTTACGGTACAAGGACCTTTGGGAATCTTTGCTGATCATGAAACCTTCTATGCCAATCAATCTCTTGCTCACAATGTAGATCAAGAATTGCTAAAACTGGTAGATAAAGACATCACAAAAATCACGCTCGTTGATGTTCCTGAAGATGTGAGGAAAAACATGGATTCTCATCGTGGGTATCAAGGAAGCTGGACTGTAGATTGGAAAAGCGTTCCAGGATCTTCAGATGGAGGAGTTGAAACTCCAGGCACGAAAACAGCCTCTATTCATTGGAAACCTACGGGCTATATTCCTTTTGGAGGATCTCAAGAAATTACCACTCCCATTGTGCTTAACACTCTATGGGGAAATGCCTCAGACATGTGTAATTTAGAAAGAGTGGTAGGATCTTTAGCTGTAAACTCTATGTTCTCCGAAGGCTTTTGGGCTACAGGAATTAAAAGCTTCCTACGTTCTAACGGCCCGGCAACAAATTATGATTTCCAACATAGCAATGCGGGTTACGTCATTGGCATGAGTAAGATTTCACCTTTAGGGAAAGTCTTTTCCGCCGCATTTTCTCAGTTATTTGGTAAGGACTGTGATGGTGCCAATGGTCAGGTAAATCATCAAACACTTGCGGGATCCTTATATGCGCATCACGTAGGTTCATTACCTATGTTACGCTTCCTTTGTGGAGGATCTACAGACTGCCCTCCTGAACTTCAAGTAACTCCTTCTATCCCTGTTATTATTAATGCTCAGATAAGCTATAGCCATAGCCATAACCACATGACAATCAGCCATGAGGACAAAACGAAAACTACTGGATCCTGGTCCAATTACTCAGTAGCTTCGGAATTAGGATCAACATTCGAGTATACTTTGAACCGATGTCCCTCGCTATTAAGGCATGTATCTCCATTTATTAAGCTTCAGGGAGTGTACTCTGAGCTAAGGAAATTTACAGAACAAGGACTACGTTGTTGCATGTTCTCAAACACATATCTAGCCAACCTAGCCCTTCCTTTAGGGGTCAAGATTCACGGCGTATGCCCTAAAGAGCTATTCGCTTATGATCTCTCTGCTATGTATGTTTACGATGTATTCCGCATCAATCCTGAAAGCATGACGTTATTCTTAATAGGAGGCTTAACTCCGTGGTCAACACCAGCAACAAACCTCGACACTAAGGCTATAGTTGTTCAAGGCTCCGGAATATTTGCTGTACGACCTAATATTGAAATTTTCGCTGAAGGCAACTGTGAACTACGCTCCTCATCTCATAGTTACAACTATGATTTTGGCGCTAAAATACATTTTTAG
- a CDS encoding polymorphic outer membrane protein middle domain-containing protein codes for MKLSSCGFLLTSSLLSTCLIFADAASPTPKATTDLSTGFDGSSQEFTSKTSNDSNETTYNVTADISFENISTITASQPPPPPPPAGNKSVTEGCCFSNTAGDLIFTGNSHSLSFKNISLTGKGAAISNTADTKTTTLSGFSHLTFSSSPSSTVATGKGAIFCQGSSLNISNNTLVSFTDNHSTENGGAIGYETTPTPPTPPPTPPSSPNPSPQATHLSSVSSGTPVQSAQATVTFQGNTEVLFSGNSSGKNGGAIYAQNLAITSSSGTILFTNNTAKEKGGAIAIANSGTLSLSAEGGNIIFQGNIAKDGSNAIDLGTSAKITQLRATQGSSIYFYDPITGNGANVTDKLVINNPDTISGGGGSSGPGGAIRSSAAQPSPKTYTGTVVFSGKNNNTKALTNVTSLTQPVELAAGTLVLEDGALFDTKSFTQKDDTSKVLLEQNSQLQASENIDLKNLWVGVSDPTTKRVAGVSTSGSGSITISGPITLALSDPKFYENPDLAKDLNQEFIKIAAAKGTITLNNQSDPVQQDIGDHLGYQGVWKLTWADSPSGKEKVATLDWKPQGYIPPSGDTHSQTSLVPNSLWVMAFDVAAIQRLIEEEAKSATGGDIWGAGLSNFLQGKKTDKNRKFRNISSGYAAGISSKSLHDFKFSFSFSQLFGRAKDYAGARIHEKILSGSLYAQYDTKLLPILKFLSGTSVFRPSFLTQVSEDFPISFQAQFGYFYGDNTMKIKYPDTTQANSSWENHCCSGDIGASITIPMQSKDGLIQKASPFAKLQSIYVYQKGFQEKGLRRRAFDHTYLINISIPLGFKVHGESSSKDLYYEVSAAYVGDVYRHNPQNTTTPIVAGVVATPWLTTATYLQRHAARFQGSGSYALTSYIHLFAQGSVELRKLASSYHANAGSSIHF; via the coding sequence ATGAAACTCTCTTCTTGTGGATTCTTACTCACCTCTTCCTTGTTATCTACCTGTTTAATATTTGCTGATGCTGCCTCACCGACTCCTAAAGCAACAACAGATCTATCCACAGGATTTGACGGTTCATCACAAGAATTTACTTCTAAAACGTCTAACGATAGTAACGAAACGACTTACAACGTAACGGCTGATATTTCTTTTGAAAATATCTCGACTATTACTGCATCGCAACCGCCGCCACCACCACCACCGGCAGGAAATAAATCAGTTACCGAAGGCTGCTGCTTTAGTAACACCGCTGGGGACCTGATATTTACAGGAAATTCTCACTCTTTATCATTTAAAAATATTTCCCTAACCGGGAAAGGTGCGGCTATTAGCAATACCGCAGATACCAAAACTACTACGTTATCGGGGTTTAGCCATCTTACGTTTTCTAGTTCCCCATCCTCTACCGTTGCAACTGGTAAGGGAGCAATTTTTTGTCAGGGATCTTCGCTAAATATAAGTAACAACACTCTTGTTTCTTTTACGGATAACCATTCTACGGAAAATGGTGGGGCGATTGGTTATGAAACCACCCCAACACCGCCCACACCTCCACCTACACCTCCTTCAAGTCCTAACCCATCGCCACAGGCAACCCATCTATCCTCAGTTTCATCCGGCACTCCTGTACAAAGTGCGCAAGCGACTGTCACGTTCCAAGGAAATACAGAAGTCTTATTTTCAGGCAACTCCTCAGGAAAAAACGGTGGAGCTATTTATGCTCAAAATCTAGCCATAACCTCTAGCAGTGGTACAATCTTATTCACTAACAATACTGCCAAGGAAAAAGGTGGGGCTATTGCCATTGCTAATAGCGGAACCCTGAGTTTATCAGCTGAAGGCGGAAACATTATTTTTCAAGGAAATATAGCTAAAGATGGCTCCAACGCTATAGATCTAGGAACCTCAGCGAAAATTACGCAATTGCGTGCGACTCAAGGGAGTTCTATCTATTTCTATGATCCCATAACTGGAAACGGAGCTAATGTTACTGATAAGCTAGTTATCAACAACCCAGACACTATTTCTGGGGGGGGGGGTTCCTCTGGACCAGGAGGAGCTATAAGATCTTCAGCTGCCCAGCCCTCGCCTAAAACCTATACGGGTACCGTAGTTTTTTCAGGGAAAAATAATAATACTAAAGCATTAACTAACGTCACTAGCTTAACACAGCCCGTGGAACTCGCTGCAGGAACTCTTGTTTTAGAAGATGGTGCGTTATTCGATACTAAATCTTTCACCCAGAAAGATGATACCTCTAAAGTTTTACTAGAGCAAAACTCACAACTACAAGCCTCTGAAAATATAGATTTAAAAAATCTGTGGGTAGGTGTTTCAGACCCCACCACGAAAAGAGTTGCAGGAGTTAGCACTTCTGGATCGGGAAGTATCACGATTTCAGGCCCCATTACCCTAGCCCTTTCCGATCCCAAATTTTATGAAAATCCAGATCTTGCGAAGGATCTAAACCAAGAGTTCATAAAGATAGCCGCAGCTAAAGGGACAATTACTCTTAATAATCAGTCAGATCCTGTCCAACAAGATATTGGAGATCACTTAGGATACCAGGGTGTATGGAAACTCACCTGGGCAGATTCTCCATCAGGAAAAGAGAAAGTCGCTACATTAGATTGGAAGCCGCAAGGTTATATTCCTCCTAGTGGGGATACACACAGCCAAACCTCTTTAGTTCCTAACAGTCTATGGGTCATGGCCTTTGATGTTGCCGCTATTCAACGTCTTATCGAAGAAGAAGCAAAATCTGCAACAGGAGGAGATATCTGGGGAGCAGGATTGTCGAATTTCTTACAAGGAAAGAAAACAGATAAAAATCGTAAGTTCCGTAATATAAGCTCTGGCTATGCTGCAGGCATAAGCTCAAAGTCTCTGCATGATTTTAAATTCAGCTTTAGTTTTAGCCAACTATTTGGCAGAGCTAAAGATTACGCGGGTGCAAGGATTCATGAAAAAATCCTTTCAGGATCCCTCTATGCGCAATACGATACAAAACTCTTACCTATTTTAAAATTCCTTTCTGGAACTTCTGTTTTCAGGCCTAGTTTTTTAACGCAAGTCTCTGAAGATTTCCCCATAAGTTTCCAAGCACAATTCGGGTATTTTTATGGAGACAACACCATGAAAATAAAATACCCTGATACAACGCAAGCAAATAGCTCTTGGGAAAATCATTGCTGTTCTGGAGATATAGGAGCCTCGATAACCATCCCCATGCAAAGCAAGGACGGTCTGATCCAAAAGGCTTCACCATTTGCAAAATTGCAAAGTATCTATGTATATCAAAAAGGATTCCAAGAAAAAGGACTAAGACGAAGAGCCTTTGATCACACATATTTAATAAACATTTCTATCCCTCTAGGATTTAAAGTTCATGGAGAATCTTCATCTAAAGATCTTTATTATGAAGTTTCTGCAGCCTATGTAGGCGATGTTTACCGTCACAATCCTCAAAATACGACAACCCCGATAGTTGCAGGTGTTGTTGCCACCCCGTGGCTAACAACAGCGACATATCTACAAAGACATGCGGCAAGATTCCAAGGTTCGGGAAGCTACGCTTTAACCTCTTACATCCATCTTTTTGCTCAAGGAAGTGTTGAGCTACGTAAATTAGCAAGCAGCTATCACGCTAACGCTGGCAGTTCTATTCACTTCTAA
- a CDS encoding polymorphic outer membrane protein middle domain-containing protein, with translation MTQRPNLWIFCCCAMSWFYFSSAYSAVLKTLDSTDNFNGINNAAFTVKASDNAEGTTYILSDDIFIQNVSATNPANTSCFKNTKGDLFFNGNNRSLIFDKIHMETEGKIVFNAAESFFTMSCFSQLKFLEPTSSRKGKSVLLSKGSLMFRCNDELTFEGCYSANKGGAIFCVPDPGSRRSSLTFFRNRKITFSNNLSINRGGAIYAKEMRLTAMGPTLFINNTASGGVNARPGGGAIAIAPDGELSLFAEEGDITFAGNTTVRGGHVEKNAIHLEQDAFISYIGARKGRIVKFYDAITATSPSTVPLLINQITDGGIYQGTVLFSSTDCISSCSSLKSTNMSRILQDIILVGGTLDLNSGAILSALNFIQRPDTTFVLDQSTMLRIQENAEFLNITVPVKLKLLDIRPKHWKIKFQTLASREPGQLLLLSRDKKLALLGSINVDFQDEDFYENLELAKSVKIPLIKIESRELTDVNVELEHLNVPSSPYGYQGSWHLEWQDTPPQQISSRSTIDAQKIAQLVWTPSHYRPHLIDSQGNSLVPNSLWNAFVNLRGIHDLMDTVSDGSLYRNGLWVSEISRYFHKDNHKDDRGFRHTSGGYALGLSQQTPSTNIFNLGFFQMFGVSKDASLAKNHEAILAGSVYIQHSTPIKPLINWSLGNLFFHTDLPSKVSADLPLILNLQATYSHSKNKLTVARQSSEITHGYWNTHCVGAELGSSLSFDFYEEHNIFHQILPFMNLQGVYAYQRKFQEEGEKRHDISSSQLGNLSLPIGVRLEGHASQWPVFYSTSVAFIADVFRKNPCSIITATYDPFALWTTSGTNLSRQALSAQVSMHCAILDNITLFSKFCTELRKSSQYYSGDIGGQFLF, from the coding sequence ATGACGCAAAGACCTAATCTATGGATTTTTTGCTGCTGTGCTATGTCCTGGTTCTATTTTTCCTCGGCATATTCTGCTGTGTTAAAAACTCTAGACTCTACGGATAATTTTAACGGCATAAATAACGCAGCCTTTACAGTTAAAGCTTCGGACAATGCTGAAGGAACCACCTACATTTTATCCGACGACATTTTTATTCAAAATGTTTCCGCGACAAACCCTGCGAATACCAGTTGTTTTAAAAACACCAAAGGCGATCTGTTCTTTAACGGAAATAACCGAAGTTTGATTTTTGATAAGATCCACATGGAAACTGAGGGGAAAATCGTGTTCAATGCTGCAGAAAGCTTTTTCACGATGTCGTGTTTTTCCCAACTCAAGTTTTTAGAACCTACGAGTTCCCGAAAAGGGAAAAGTGTCCTTCTCTCTAAAGGATCTCTCATGTTTAGATGCAATGATGAGCTCACCTTCGAAGGATGTTACTCAGCGAATAAAGGAGGGGCTATCTTCTGTGTCCCTGATCCAGGATCACGCCGATCTTCTCTAACATTTTTCCGCAATCGCAAGATCACCTTCTCCAATAATCTGTCTATAAATAGAGGCGGAGCTATCTATGCTAAGGAGATGCGTCTAACTGCTATGGGCCCGACCCTATTTATCAACAACACGGCTTCTGGAGGAGTCAATGCTCGACCTGGTGGTGGCGCCATTGCTATTGCTCCTGACGGAGAACTCTCTCTATTTGCAGAAGAAGGAGATATCACCTTTGCCGGAAATACTACAGTGAGAGGTGGTCATGTCGAAAAAAATGCTATTCACCTCGAACAAGATGCCTTCATAAGCTACATAGGTGCTAGAAAGGGAAGAATTGTTAAGTTCTATGATGCGATCACTGCAACATCTCCCTCAACAGTTCCTTTACTTATCAATCAAATCACTGACGGAGGTATATATCAAGGGACAGTTTTATTCTCATCAACGGATTGTATTAGCTCCTGTTCTTCCCTAAAGTCCACCAATATGTCTAGAATTCTTCAAGACATCATATTAGTCGGAGGAACTCTAGATTTAAATTCGGGAGCGATTCTTTCCGCTTTAAATTTTATCCAACGTCCTGATACCACATTTGTTCTAGATCAAAGCACCATGTTAAGAATTCAGGAAAATGCGGAATTCTTAAATATCACGGTACCAGTAAAACTGAAGCTCTTAGATATTCGACCCAAACATTGGAAAATCAAATTTCAAACGTTAGCATCTCGCGAACCTGGTCAACTTTTACTTTTATCAAGAGATAAAAAACTTGCACTATTGGGTTCTATAAATGTCGATTTCCAAGATGAAGATTTTTATGAAAATCTAGAATTAGCAAAATCTGTAAAAATCCCCCTAATTAAAATCGAATCTCGAGAGTTAACTGACGTAAACGTAGAACTAGAGCATCTCAATGTGCCCTCATCACCTTATGGCTACCAAGGATCTTGGCATCTTGAATGGCAGGACACCCCGCCTCAGCAGATAAGCTCAAGATCAACAATAGATGCTCAAAAAATTGCTCAGCTGGTATGGACACCTTCGCATTACCGTCCTCATCTTATTGATTCTCAAGGGAACTCTCTAGTTCCTAATAGCCTGTGGAATGCTTTTGTGAACCTTCGAGGAATCCACGATCTTATGGATACGGTTTCTGATGGCAGCCTATACCGCAACGGCCTATGGGTTTCAGAAATTTCCAGATACTTTCATAAGGACAATCATAAGGATGATCGAGGATTCCGCCATACTAGCGGAGGCTATGCCTTAGGATTATCACAACAAACCCCCTCCACAAATATCTTTAACTTAGGTTTCTTTCAAATGTTTGGGGTTTCTAAGGATGCCTCCCTAGCGAAAAATCACGAAGCAATCCTTGCAGGATCTGTATATATTCAACATAGTACACCGATAAAACCTTTGATAAACTGGTCTTTAGGGAACCTATTTTTTCATACAGATCTCCCTTCTAAAGTTTCTGCGGATCTCCCGCTAATTTTAAATCTGCAAGCTACATATAGCCATAGTAAAAACAAACTGACAGTAGCTCGACAATCTTCAGAAATTACTCATGGGTATTGGAATACCCATTGTGTGGGAGCTGAATTAGGATCTTCTTTATCCTTTGATTTCTACGAAGAACATAATATCTTTCATCAAATCCTTCCTTTTATGAATCTTCAAGGCGTCTATGCCTACCAACGAAAATTCCAAGAAGAGGGAGAGAAAAGACATGACATCAGCAGCAGTCAATTAGGGAATCTTTCTCTACCTATCGGAGTACGTTTAGAAGGACATGCTTCTCAATGGCCCGTGTTCTATTCAACATCTGTAGCCTTTATTGCCGACGTATTTCGCAAAAATCCCTGTTCTATCATCACTGCTACTTACGATCCCTTCGCCCTATGGACAACCTCAGGAACAAATCTCTCAAGACAAGCTCTATCGGCACAAGTATCTATGCACTGCGCTATTTTAGATAACATCACTCTATTTTCAAAATTCTGCACAGAACTACGCAAATCCTCGCAATACTATTCAGGAGATATCGGCGGTCAGTTCCTCTTCTAA
- a CDS encoding polymorphic outer membrane protein middle domain-containing protein encodes MKASFRKFLISTTLAIPCSFQAFSLEIIVPNGTYDGNLKQIFPYTSISNPEGTTAILSGNLSLLNLDNSMMATPSSCFSNTIGPMTIVGKNHNITFTNLRTSANGTALSSTPSANADTSPYTITGVNTLSFVNCAALTARIITPASTVSPKGGALYTSCPLFLKDIQNLDFKNNSAADNGGALWAKEADISNIKKSMQFLSNVGANGGAIGSSTSVSVTQCPTVLFRSNSAEKLGGAIHTEDTATTNQKNANVSFAGNGSVQFDANNAKSGGAIYSKGNINFSNNTQLLIQNNSASPEVAPNNEVLGQGGAIYCTKQNTTPPDFTGLTITKQNDILFANNFAATSGGAIYGEKVSITSCGKTVFTNNIAKDGGAIYIPASGDLTLAADYGDMIFYENFKKDGSTTTRNAITLEKGAKINLLAASGDHKLCFYDPIVTNLPGTAPNNNQLTINQDRTANTPFTNYIGTVLFSGAQVDSQSAAQPTNFESTIYQNVVLGGGKLVLADKASLSTVSFSQEADSILLMDNGTTLAITEHSHQTNGGNPSSQANATGTISIKDLHINASSLTQTGEGAKIEAKNATGTITLEGYVSLDDISGTTYENHALFNQNSVSFNALTLSTKEASKITTTSLQMTPRGDTEPKYGYQGSWQFAWEDSADQKKKILKATWTKTGFIPSPEREASLVPNSLWGAFIDLRSMNSLATASCDGFGYGKGLWIAGLSNVFHHDRNDVSHGFRRISGGYVIGANSQTISGSVFGVAFSQLFGKSKDYVVSTTKSQAVVGSAYLSIKHPLSNTIFTSFSARINYSYTHEDMKTRYTFIPEEDGNWNNNCWLGEVGGSLPIILPTTKLHLNQFVPFVNIQMGYAEHGSFREKLTEARSFCSSRLINLAIPCGLKIDRRSHSHPDFYSLAIAYIPDVWRRNPGCNTLLLANGFTWKTPATNLDRQGLLIQGSTHTAVNNHIEIFSHGSAELRKSSRNYNINVGSKFRF; translated from the coding sequence ATGAAAGCGTCTTTTCGTAAGTTTCTAATTTCTACAACGCTAGCCATTCCTTGTTCATTCCAAGCCTTTTCTTTGGAAATCATAGTTCCCAATGGGACATATGATGGCAATCTTAAACAAATATTCCCCTATACAAGCATATCAAATCCCGAAGGAACAACGGCGATATTGTCAGGAAACCTATCTCTTTTAAATCTTGACAATTCGATGATGGCGACACCCTCAAGTTGCTTTTCGAACACCATTGGCCCCATGACAATTGTGGGGAAAAACCACAATATTACATTTACAAATCTTCGCACATCGGCAAACGGTACTGCTCTCAGCTCAACTCCCTCAGCAAATGCTGATACGAGCCCCTATACTATCACGGGGGTAAATACCCTATCCTTCGTTAACTGCGCAGCCCTAACAGCTCGCATCATTACCCCAGCTTCAACAGTTTCCCCAAAAGGTGGAGCTTTATACACCTCGTGCCCCTTATTCTTAAAAGATATTCAAAACCTGGATTTTAAGAACAATAGCGCTGCGGATAATGGGGGGGCTTTATGGGCAAAAGAAGCTGATATTAGCAATATTAAAAAATCGATGCAATTTCTTAGCAACGTCGGAGCCAACGGCGGAGCTATCGGCTCATCTACAAGTGTGAGCGTTACGCAATGTCCTACAGTTCTCTTCAGATCGAATTCTGCTGAGAAACTTGGAGGTGCTATCCACACGGAAGATACAGCAACAACTAACCAGAAAAATGCTAACGTTAGCTTTGCAGGAAACGGCTCTGTACAATTTGATGCCAACAATGCTAAATCCGGTGGGGCCATTTATTCCAAGGGGAATATCAACTTCTCCAACAATACACAATTGCTCATACAGAATAACTCTGCTTCCCCTGAAGTTGCTCCTAATAATGAGGTCTTAGGACAAGGTGGAGCCATTTATTGCACAAAGCAAAATACTACCCCTCCTGATTTCACAGGACTAACCATCACAAAGCAAAACGATATCCTCTTCGCGAATAACTTCGCTGCAACTTCCGGCGGGGCTATTTATGGAGAGAAAGTCAGCATTACCTCCTGCGGGAAAACAGTATTTACAAACAACATTGCCAAGGATGGCGGTGCTATCTATATTCCTGCTAGCGGGGATCTCACGTTAGCCGCCGATTATGGCGATATGATTTTCTATGAAAATTTCAAAAAAGATGGTTCTACCACTACAAGAAACGCCATTACCCTAGAAAAGGGAGCAAAAATCAATCTGTTAGCAGCTTCTGGAGATCATAAACTCTGTTTTTATGATCCTATTGTGACTAATCTTCCCGGTACAGCTCCTAATAACAATCAATTAACTATTAACCAAGATAGAACAGCCAATACGCCCTTTACTAATTACATTGGAACAGTTCTTTTTTCTGGAGCTCAGGTAGATAGCCAAAGCGCTGCACAGCCTACCAACTTCGAATCAACGATTTATCAAAACGTTGTTCTTGGCGGCGGAAAACTTGTTTTAGCAGATAAAGCAAGCTTATCTACTGTTTCCTTTTCTCAAGAAGCAGACTCTATCCTCTTAATGGATAACGGAACCACCCTAGCAATTACAGAACATTCCCATCAAACAAACGGTGGTAACCCCTCTTCTCAAGCTAATGCTACCGGAACTATTTCTATAAAAGATCTTCATATTAATGCGAGTTCGCTTACACAAACCGGCGAGGGAGCTAAAATAGAAGCAAAAAACGCGACGGGAACTATTACTTTAGAAGGATATGTATCTCTAGATGATATCTCCGGAACAACTTACGAGAATCACGCTCTGTTTAATCAAAACTCCGTCTCTTTTAACGCTCTAACTCTATCTACAAAAGAGGCCAGCAAAATAACCACCACAAGCCTCCAGATGACCCCTAGAGGCGATACAGAGCCGAAATATGGTTATCAGGGTTCTTGGCAATTTGCTTGGGAAGACTCCGCTGATCAGAAAAAGAAAATCCTAAAGGCCACCTGGACAAAGACGGGATTCATCCCCAGCCCAGAACGTGAAGCTTCTTTAGTTCCTAATAGTTTATGGGGAGCTTTCATAGATCTACGCTCTATGAATTCCCTGGCCACAGCAAGCTGTGATGGCTTTGGCTATGGCAAGGGATTATGGATCGCTGGTCTCTCCAATGTTTTCCACCATGATCGCAACGACGTATCTCATGGTTTCCGTCGTATTAGCGGTGGTTATGTTATCGGAGCAAATTCTCAAACAATTTCTGGCTCTGTATTTGGAGTGGCTTTTTCTCAACTATTCGGAAAATCTAAAGACTACGTAGTCTCTACGACAAAATCACAGGCTGTAGTAGGAAGTGCTTACTTATCGATCAAGCACCCCTTAAGCAATACGATCTTCACTTCGTTTTCAGCAAGAATAAACTACAGCTATACGCATGAAGATATGAAAACACGCTACACCTTCATCCCTGAAGAAGATGGCAATTGGAATAACAATTGCTGGCTAGGAGAAGTTGGCGGAAGCTTACCTATTATTTTACCAACGACTAAATTACATCTAAATCAGTTCGTCCCTTTTGTGAATATTCAGATGGGTTATGCTGAGCACGGCTCCTTTAGAGAAAAACTCACAGAAGCAAGATCTTTCTGCTCCTCTCGTTTGATTAACCTCGCCATTCCTTGCGGTCTTAAAATTGATAGGCGTTCTCACTCCCATCCGGATTTTTACAGCCTAGCGATAGCGTATATTCCTGATGTATGGCGAAGAAATCCCGGATGCAATACCTTGCTACTTGCAAACGGATTTACTTGGAAAACACCAGCGACAAACCTAGATAGACAGGGTCTGCTTATACAAGGATCTACCCATACTGCAGTGAACAACCATATAGAAATTTTTAGCCATGGTAGTGCGGAGCTACGCAAATCCTCACGCAACTACAATATAAACGTAGGAAGTAAATTTCGATTCTAA